A genomic segment from Modestobacter roseus encodes:
- the serS gene encoding serine--tRNA ligase, translating into MIDLRLVREDPERVKASQRARGADDSLVDRLLAADADRRAAVKAADDLRAEQKAASQAVKKATPEERPAVLERAKALAAQVKEAEEAERTADAALHELHLRIPNLVHDDVPPGGEDDAVEIRTVGEVPAYDFEVKDHLQIGEALGAIDMERGAKVSGARFYFLTGPGALLEFALAQLAITRAVAAGFTPVVAPALVKPEAMEGTGFLGEHDEEVYRIERDDLYLVGTSEVALAGMHSKEVLDLSAGPKRYAGWSSCFRREAGSYGKDTRGIIRVHWFDKVEMFSFCAPEDAAAEHRRLLQWEEEFLQALELPYRVVDIAAGDLGTSAARKFDIEAWFPSQGTYRELTSTSDCTTFQARRLQIRYRDADGRPQPAATLNGTLCAIARTIACLLEVHQRADGSVHVPAALRPWLGGHEVLTPGMALAAVTPGPAA; encoded by the coding sequence GTGATCGACCTGCGACTCGTGCGTGAGGACCCCGAGCGGGTCAAGGCCAGCCAGCGCGCCCGGGGCGCCGACGACTCCCTGGTCGACCGGCTGCTGGCCGCCGACGCCGACCGCCGGGCCGCGGTGAAGGCCGCCGACGACCTGCGCGCCGAGCAGAAGGCCGCCTCGCAGGCGGTGAAGAAGGCCACCCCCGAGGAGCGCCCCGCCGTGCTGGAGCGGGCGAAGGCGCTGGCCGCGCAGGTGAAGGAGGCCGAGGAGGCCGAGCGCACCGCGGACGCCGCCCTGCACGAGCTGCACCTGCGCATCCCGAACCTGGTGCACGACGACGTCCCGCCCGGCGGCGAGGACGACGCGGTGGAGATCCGGACCGTGGGCGAGGTGCCGGCCTACGACTTCGAGGTCAAGGACCACCTGCAGATCGGTGAGGCCCTCGGCGCCATCGACATGGAGCGCGGCGCGAAGGTCTCCGGCGCCCGGTTCTACTTCCTCACCGGCCCCGGCGCGCTGCTGGAATTCGCGCTCGCCCAGCTGGCGATCACCCGCGCCGTCGCCGCCGGGTTCACCCCGGTGGTCGCCCCGGCACTGGTCAAGCCCGAGGCGATGGAGGGCACCGGCTTCCTCGGCGAGCACGACGAGGAGGTCTACCGGATCGAGCGCGACGACCTGTACCTCGTCGGCACCTCCGAGGTCGCCCTCGCCGGCATGCACAGCAAGGAGGTGCTCGACCTCTCCGCCGGCCCCAAGCGGTACGCCGGGTGGTCCTCCTGCTTCCGCCGCGAGGCCGGGTCCTACGGCAAGGACACCCGCGGCATCATCCGCGTGCACTGGTTCGACAAGGTCGAGATGTTCAGCTTCTGCGCCCCCGAGGACGCCGCTGCCGAGCACCGCCGGCTGCTGCAGTGGGAGGAGGAGTTCCTCCAGGCGCTGGAGCTGCCCTACCGGGTGGTCGACATCGCCGCCGGCGACCTGGGCACCAGCGCGGCCCGCAAGTTCGACATCGAGGCGTGGTTCCCCAGCCAGGGCACCTACCGCGAGCTGACCAGCACCTCGGACTGCACCACCTTCCAGGCCCGCCGGCTGCAGATCCGCTACCGGGACGCCGACGGCCGGCCGCAGCCCGCGGCCACGCTGAACGGCACGCTGTGCGCGATCGCGCGCACCATCGCCTGCCTGCTCGAGGTGCACCAGCGGGCCGACGGCTCGGTGCACGTGCCGGCGGCGCTGCGCCCGTGGCTGGGCGGCCACGAGGTGCTCACCCCCGGCATGGCGCTCGCCGCGGTCACCCCCGGCCCCGCCGCATGA
- a CDS encoding methyl-accepting chemotaxis protein: MTAVDDSVTDGGARGGGSDLVARIGLRGRLVLALALVALATVSVGMFGVQRMSVLSDKAEQVYTEGAVPLDALRQLQADWWQFSANNARASVAGLPAETLAAFRQTAQENLQTLQEHTESASDLPLAADARAGFETYAAGTQQYLALLQQLSAGQGTRTPQETLALIAQLNEQESSISTSITTAADTQAADARATADEAREAYTSARALTLLIVGVGLVVSFVLGLLVVRSVMRPVQRVREVLDQVADGDLSVRAGATGGAEIGEVAASLDRTLDSLGGVLRLVSDSAGQLAAASQQLNASAGAMAENARTAAGQADVVVGAAGEVATSVDTVATGSQQMEAAIREISQNASEASRVANQAVGVAEETNRMVGKLGDSSQEIGNVIKVITGIAEQTNLLALNATIEAARAGELGKGFAVVATEVKELAQETARATEDIARRVEAIQSDTSGAVGAIGEISSVIAQINDFQATIAAAVEEQTATTNEMNRNVGEAATSSQSIASAISGLAAGTAETNQRVDETQRSAAELSRMSDQLQAAVHRFTL, from the coding sequence ATGACTGCGGTGGACGACTCGGTGACGGACGGCGGCGCACGGGGGGGTGGCAGCGACCTCGTCGCCCGTATCGGCCTGCGCGGGCGGCTGGTCCTGGCCCTGGCGCTGGTGGCCCTGGCCACCGTCTCGGTCGGGATGTTCGGCGTCCAGCGGATGTCGGTGCTCAGCGACAAGGCCGAGCAGGTCTACACCGAGGGCGCCGTGCCGCTCGACGCGCTGCGCCAGCTGCAGGCCGACTGGTGGCAGTTCTCGGCGAACAACGCGCGGGCCAGCGTGGCCGGCCTGCCCGCCGAGACGCTGGCCGCCTTCCGGCAGACCGCGCAGGAGAACCTGCAGACCCTGCAGGAGCACACCGAATCGGCCTCCGACCTGCCGCTGGCCGCGGACGCGCGCGCCGGTTTCGAGACCTACGCCGCGGGGACCCAGCAGTACCTGGCGCTCCTCCAGCAGCTCAGCGCCGGCCAGGGGACCCGGACGCCGCAGGAGACGCTGGCCCTCATCGCCCAGCTGAACGAGCAGGAGAGCAGCATCTCCACCTCGATCACCACCGCCGCCGACACCCAGGCCGCTGACGCCCGGGCGACCGCCGACGAGGCGCGGGAGGCCTACACCTCCGCGCGCGCCCTGACCCTGCTCATCGTCGGCGTCGGCCTGGTCGTCTCCTTCGTGCTGGGGCTGCTGGTGGTCCGCTCGGTGATGCGGCCGGTGCAGCGGGTCCGCGAGGTGCTCGACCAGGTCGCCGACGGCGACCTCAGCGTCCGTGCCGGGGCGACCGGCGGGGCCGAGATCGGCGAGGTCGCGGCGTCGCTGGACCGCACGCTGGACTCCCTGGGTGGCGTGCTGCGGCTGGTCAGCGACTCGGCCGGTCAGCTGGCGGCCGCCTCCCAGCAGCTCAACGCCAGCGCCGGTGCGATGGCGGAGAACGCCCGCACGGCGGCGGGTCAGGCCGACGTGGTCGTCGGCGCGGCCGGCGAGGTGGCCACCAGCGTGGACACCGTGGCGACCGGCTCGCAGCAGATGGAGGCGGCGATCCGGGAGATCAGCCAGAACGCCAGCGAGGCCAGCCGGGTCGCGAACCAGGCGGTCGGCGTCGCGGAGGAGACCAACCGGATGGTCGGCAAGCTGGGCGACTCCTCCCAGGAGATCGGCAACGTGATCAAGGTGATCACCGGGATCGCGGAGCAGACCAACCTGCTGGCGCTCAACGCCACGATCGAGGCCGCGCGGGCCGGCGAGCTGGGCAAGGGCTTCGCCGTCGTGGCCACCGAGGTCAAGGAGCTCGCGCAGGAGACCGCGCGGGCCACCGAGGACATCGCCCGGCGGGTGGAGGCCATCCAGTCCGACACGTCGGGAGCGGTCGGTGCGATCGGTGAGATCAGCTCGGTGATCGCGCAGATCAACGACTTCCAGGCCACCATCGCCGCGGCGGTGGAGGAGCAGACGGCGACGACGAACGAGATGAACCGCAACGTCGGCGAGGCGGCGACGTCCTCGCAGAGCATCGCCTCGGCGATCTCGGGGCTGGCCGCGGGCACGGCGGAGACCAACCAGCGGGTCGACGAGACCCAGCGGTCGGCCGCGGAGCTCTCCCGGATGAGCGACCAGCTCCAGGCCGCCGTCCACCGCTTCACCCTCTGA
- a CDS encoding HAD family hydrolase translates to MSGGRPDGGGLTAPAAAAAAGEVVDLGDLGARLGGWRPRLVVSDLDGTLLGAHGEVSPRTAAAIAACRAAGLPVVGATGRGPRLLESVRAALAGQGTAVLAQGGYVVRFGAGGAPDEVLRTVGMPREMATEVIAAIEGVAGELIVAVEDAAEQAEAMRPLRVQHGFDWPYPEPAHLLPRHQVLPVGAVLKVFLRSPHLGEDELVALARTVVDPAVAELTHAGLGFIEVLPPGVTKASGLEVVLGALGLGFGDVLVFGDMPNDLPMIEAVQSGGGRAVAVANAHPLVRAAAGDRTSGHEADGVAQYLEALLALEGTGG, encoded by the coding sequence ATGAGCGGTGGCCGGCCGGACGGCGGCGGGCTGACCGCCCCGGCGGCGGCCGCGGCCGCCGGCGAGGTGGTCGACCTCGGTGACCTGGGCGCCCGCCTGGGTGGCTGGCGGCCCCGCCTGGTGGTCAGCGACCTGGACGGCACGCTGCTGGGTGCGCACGGGGAGGTCAGCCCGCGCACCGCCGCGGCGATCGCCGCCTGCCGGGCCGCCGGGCTGCCGGTGGTCGGTGCGACCGGGCGCGGGCCGCGGCTGCTGGAGAGCGTCCGGGCGGCGCTCGCCGGGCAGGGGACGGCCGTCCTGGCCCAGGGCGGCTACGTCGTCCGGTTCGGGGCCGGCGGTGCGCCGGACGAGGTGCTGCGCACCGTGGGCATGCCCCGCGAAATGGCCACCGAGGTGATCGCCGCGATCGAGGGCGTCGCCGGCGAGCTCATCGTGGCGGTGGAGGACGCCGCCGAGCAGGCCGAGGCGATGCGCCCGCTGCGGGTGCAGCACGGCTTCGACTGGCCCTACCCCGAGCCCGCGCACCTGCTGCCGCGGCACCAGGTGCTGCCGGTCGGCGCCGTGCTCAAGGTGTTCCTGCGCTCGCCGCACCTGGGGGAGGACGAGCTGGTGGCGCTGGCCCGCACCGTCGTCGACCCCGCGGTCGCAGAGCTCACCCACGCCGGGCTGGGCTTCATCGAGGTGCTGCCGCCGGGGGTGACCAAGGCCAGCGGTCTGGAGGTCGTGCTCGGCGCCCTGGGCCTGGGCTTCGGCGACGTGCTCGTCTTCGGCGACATGCCCAACGACCTGCCGATGATCGAGGCGGTCCAGAGCGGCGGCGGCCGGGCGGTCGCCGTGGCCAACGCCCACCCGTTGGTGCGCGCCGCGGCCGGCGACCGGACGAGCGGCCACGAGGCCGACGGCGTGGCGCAGTACCTGGAGGCGCTGCTGGCGCTGGAGGGCACCGGTGGCTGA
- a CDS encoding ImmA/IrrE family metallo-endopeptidase encodes MSAIKWSYLSGDTSTFAIEMSLLDDGVDDSMVDPDERASWGALRIWMNGRNVCMHEEQGELLTGAHWYLLPLIEWLTENWDAIFHEERLPFPTLTDRASRAALEADRRTFGLDDEPDWAAMTQVYEWRNRHSLRAGAEGGLLPDLWLRRSQDSLEVSVGLTRDPGTPSHFAYSIEGVAKVDLFSASQSLFDILSAVTAKLSDLQPESERIRTLCDVIESLKDGPSRYLARFAWLSGAGPDQEGFRTLWQEVETSLAAVDPSDIAGAVGEPEPGQLVLAGARLALLFGSTSPTISSGDVMVLTSLAAHPSDTVATVPGGWVEDEDNMNGLTPGEIGSDLGERAYEQFAKDRHVQDGHVDIKSLLDAWSVSHRTLKLSDRLLRGVSVYDTFGHAVVVANENYSRGNHITVHRFTLAHELAHLLLDRQSGSTLAVSSGPWAPKSIEQRANAFAAALLMPRELLLDAAKRTDGDLANYRTAQSIAARLRVSIASLADRLYNLGAVSRDDADALRAQAELALRRTHRH; translated from the coding sequence GTGAGCGCCATCAAGTGGTCCTACCTGTCAGGCGACACGTCGACTTTCGCCATCGAGATGAGCCTGCTCGACGATGGGGTCGACGACTCGATGGTCGACCCGGACGAGCGCGCATCCTGGGGCGCTCTTCGCATCTGGATGAACGGCCGCAATGTCTGCATGCACGAAGAGCAGGGGGAGCTCCTCACTGGCGCCCACTGGTATCTTCTTCCGTTGATCGAGTGGCTGACGGAAAACTGGGACGCCATCTTTCACGAGGAACGACTGCCTTTCCCAACGTTGACCGACCGCGCATCCAGGGCCGCGCTCGAAGCCGATCGCAGGACATTCGGCCTGGACGACGAACCGGACTGGGCAGCGATGACGCAGGTCTATGAGTGGCGGAACCGCCACTCCCTTCGCGCCGGAGCGGAAGGAGGACTACTTCCAGACTTGTGGCTACGTCGGAGCCAGGACTCGCTCGAGGTGAGCGTGGGACTAACACGAGACCCGGGAACTCCGAGCCACTTCGCCTACTCCATCGAAGGGGTCGCGAAGGTTGACCTCTTTAGCGCCAGCCAGTCACTGTTCGACATTCTTAGCGCCGTCACAGCAAAGCTGTCTGATCTGCAACCTGAGTCAGAACGAATCAGAACGCTTTGCGACGTGATCGAGTCACTAAAGGACGGCCCGAGTCGCTACCTTGCTCGATTCGCGTGGCTCAGCGGAGCTGGACCGGATCAAGAGGGATTTCGCACTCTTTGGCAGGAGGTGGAGACCTCGTTGGCAGCAGTTGACCCCTCCGACATCGCCGGCGCCGTAGGTGAGCCGGAACCGGGTCAGCTGGTTTTGGCTGGCGCTCGGCTGGCTCTCCTGTTCGGCTCGACAAGTCCCACTATCAGTTCAGGCGACGTAATGGTTCTTACGTCACTTGCGGCGCACCCGAGTGACACAGTTGCCACCGTGCCCGGAGGGTGGGTCGAAGACGAAGACAATATGAACGGTCTCACTCCCGGCGAGATCGGATCAGACCTGGGCGAAAGAGCTTACGAGCAATTTGCAAAAGATCGACACGTGCAAGACGGGCATGTCGATATCAAGTCATTGCTCGACGCTTGGTCGGTCAGTCATAGGACACTGAAGTTGTCCGACCGACTTCTTCGAGGCGTCTCCGTGTACGACACTTTCGGCCATGCGGTAGTTGTCGCTAACGAGAACTACTCTCGCGGCAACCACATTACGGTGCACCGTTTCACCCTGGCTCACGAGCTGGCGCACTTGCTGCTGGATCGCCAGAGTGGCTCCACACTTGCAGTTTCAAGTGGACCATGGGCCCCTAAGTCGATCGAGCAACGCGCCAATGCCTTCGCCGCTGCACTATTGATGCCTCGAGAACTTCTTCTTGATGCCGCCAAGCGTACCGACGGCGATCTCGCGAACTACAGGACCGCGCAATCTATTGCTGCGAGGCTGCGGGTGAGCATCGCCAGTCTTGCCGATCGGTTGTACAACCTTGGAGCAGTGTCCCGCGATGACGCGGATGCGCTTCGAGCGCA
- a CDS encoding PAS domain S-box protein, producing the protein MPTPAGKPAATDDVRELCRIAEALRASSAMVELALDGTVLTANRHYLDIMGYSSAELVGQHHRTVCDPAHAASAEYAAFWARMAAGQVDAGVVVKRLAKGGREVWLRASYIPIPDDSGRPAKVVVLATDITEGKVAALERQSQAVALDRSQAVIEFALDGTVLTANSNFLDAMGYTLAEVRGKHHRLFVEPSTAASAEYAEFWQRLGQGQFEGGVYKRLAKGGREVWLQATYNPILDEEGQPLKIVKFASDITVARLADVESRGKVAAIDRAQAVIEFKTDGTVLTANANFLATMGYALHEVQGKHHRVFCEPTLASSAEYEEFWARLASGAYESGEFKRLAKDGREVWLQATYNPILDDTGKPLKIVKFASDITEAKFAGAEARGKVAAIDRAQAVIEFDLAGRILAANQNFVDTMGYPLSEIRGKHHRMFCEPSYASSAEYAEFWQRLGQGHHESGEFKRRDKDGRDVWLQATYNPILDDSGRVVKIVKFATDVTREKRKNAEYTGKVTAIERAQAVIEFNLDGTIITANPNFLDALGYTLAEVKGKHHRIFCDPVYTTTQEYRDFWEKLGSGDFHSGEYRRIHKNGKDVWIQATYNPILDDLGRPFKVVKFASDVTAAKLRAAEIEARVNAVDRSQAVIEFDLDGNVLSANDNFLRTMGYSRREIIGHHHSEFCDDAYIRSPEYRDFWLRLGTGEVLAGRFHRKGKYGRDVHIQATYNPILDLTGQPFKVVKFAYDVTAEVERERRIASGTQDMTASVRELAASIEDIARSSQTATGLAAETQDNARQGVEALRASLEAIALIQKSSNSITEIVRVMGEIANQTNLLAFNASIEAARAGEHGVGFSIVAGEVRKLAERSFEASQQIGKLIEESAERVALGSEVSKRAEDAFERIVSSVTRTNETIHSISTSTQQQQEASRQVDELIAQLAVAD; encoded by the coding sequence ATGCCCACCCCCGCCGGCAAGCCTGCCGCGACCGACGACGTGCGCGAGCTGTGCCGGATCGCCGAGGCCTTGCGTGCCTCGTCCGCGATGGTCGAGCTCGCGCTGGACGGGACCGTGCTGACGGCCAACCGGCACTACCTCGACATCATGGGGTACTCCTCCGCCGAGCTGGTCGGGCAGCACCACCGGACGGTCTGCGACCCCGCCCACGCGGCGTCGGCCGAGTACGCCGCGTTCTGGGCGCGGATGGCCGCCGGGCAGGTCGACGCGGGCGTGGTCGTGAAGCGGCTGGCCAAGGGTGGCCGTGAGGTGTGGCTGCGCGCCTCCTACATCCCCATCCCGGACGACTCCGGCCGGCCGGCGAAGGTCGTCGTGCTGGCCACCGACATCACCGAGGGCAAGGTCGCCGCCCTCGAGCGGCAGAGCCAGGCCGTGGCGCTGGACCGGTCCCAGGCGGTCATCGAGTTCGCCCTGGACGGCACCGTGCTCACCGCCAACTCCAACTTCCTGGACGCGATGGGCTACACGCTGGCCGAGGTGCGCGGCAAGCACCACCGGCTGTTCGTCGAGCCGAGCACGGCCGCCAGCGCCGAGTACGCCGAGTTCTGGCAGCGGCTGGGGCAGGGCCAGTTCGAGGGCGGGGTCTACAAGCGGCTGGCCAAGGGCGGCCGCGAGGTGTGGCTGCAGGCCACCTACAACCCGATCCTGGACGAGGAGGGTCAGCCTCTCAAGATCGTGAAGTTCGCCAGCGACATCACCGTGGCGCGCCTGGCCGACGTCGAGTCCCGTGGCAAGGTCGCCGCCATCGACCGCGCCCAGGCGGTGATCGAGTTCAAGACCGACGGCACCGTGCTGACCGCGAACGCCAACTTCCTGGCCACCATGGGCTACGCCCTGCACGAGGTCCAGGGCAAGCACCACCGGGTGTTCTGCGAGCCGACCCTGGCCAGCAGCGCCGAGTACGAGGAGTTCTGGGCCCGGCTGGCCAGCGGCGCCTACGAGTCCGGGGAGTTCAAGCGGCTGGCCAAGGACGGCCGCGAGGTGTGGCTGCAGGCCACCTACAACCCGATCCTCGACGACACCGGCAAGCCCCTCAAGATCGTGAAGTTCGCCAGCGACATCACCGAGGCCAAGTTCGCCGGCGCCGAGGCGCGCGGCAAGGTCGCGGCGATCGACCGCGCCCAGGCGGTTATCGAGTTCGACCTGGCCGGGCGCATCCTCGCCGCCAACCAGAACTTCGTCGACACCATGGGGTACCCGCTCAGCGAGATCCGCGGCAAGCACCACCGGATGTTCTGCGAGCCCTCCTACGCGTCCTCCGCCGAGTACGCCGAGTTCTGGCAGCGCCTCGGGCAGGGGCACCACGAGAGCGGGGAGTTCAAGCGCCGCGACAAGGACGGTCGCGACGTCTGGCTGCAGGCCACCTACAACCCGATCCTCGACGACTCGGGCCGGGTCGTGAAGATCGTCAAGTTCGCCACCGACGTCACCCGGGAGAAGCGGAAGAACGCCGAGTACACCGGCAAGGTCACCGCGATCGAGCGCGCCCAGGCGGTCATCGAGTTCAACCTCGACGGCACGATCATCACCGCCAACCCCAACTTCCTGGACGCGCTGGGCTACACGCTGGCCGAGGTGAAGGGCAAGCACCACCGGATCTTCTGCGACCCGGTCTACACCACCACCCAGGAGTACCGGGACTTCTGGGAGAAGCTGGGCAGCGGCGACTTCCACAGCGGGGAGTACCGGCGGATCCACAAGAACGGCAAGGACGTCTGGATCCAGGCGACCTACAACCCGATCCTCGACGACCTGGGCCGGCCGTTCAAGGTGGTCAAGTTCGCCAGCGACGTCACCGCGGCCAAGCTGCGCGCCGCGGAGATCGAGGCGCGGGTCAACGCCGTGGATCGGTCCCAGGCGGTCATCGAGTTCGACCTGGACGGCAACGTCCTGTCGGCCAACGACAACTTCCTCCGCACCATGGGCTACTCGCGGCGGGAGATCATCGGTCACCACCACAGCGAGTTCTGCGACGACGCGTACATCCGCTCGCCGGAGTACCGGGACTTCTGGCTGCGGCTGGGCACCGGTGAGGTGCTGGCCGGCCGCTTCCACCGCAAGGGCAAGTACGGCCGGGACGTGCACATCCAGGCCACGTACAACCCGATCCTCGACCTCACCGGACAACCGTTCAAGGTGGTCAAGTTCGCCTACGACGTCACCGCGGAGGTCGAGCGGGAACGGCGGATCGCCTCGGGCACGCAGGACATGACCGCCTCGGTGCGGGAGCTGGCGGCGTCCATCGAGGACATCGCCCGCAGCTCGCAGACCGCCACCGGGCTGGCCGCGGAGACCCAGGACAACGCGCGCCAGGGGGTGGAGGCGCTGCGCGCCTCGCTGGAGGCGATCGCGCTGATCCAGAAGTCGTCGAACTCGATCACCGAGATCGTCCGGGTCATGGGCGAGATCGCCAACCAGACGAACCTGCTGGCGTTCAACGCCTCCATCGAGGCGGCCCGCGCCGGCGAGCACGGCGTCGGCTTCTCGATCGTCGCCGGTGAGGTGCGCAAGCTGGCCGAGCGGTCCTTCGAGGCCTCCCAGCAGATCGGCAAGCTGATCGAGGAGTCCGCCGAGCGCGTCGCGCTGGGCTCGGAGGTCTCCAAGCGGGCCGAGGACGCGTTCGAGCGGATCGTCAGCAGCGTCACCCGGACCAACGAGACGATCCACAGCATCTCCACGTCCACCCAGCAGCAGCAGGAGGCGTCCCGCCAGGTCGACGAGCTCATCGCGCAGCTCGCCGTCGCGGACTGA
- a CDS encoding HAD-IIB family hydrolase produces MADRPRLIVSDLDGTLLRSDESISDATLAELRWWEAEGVPLVLATGRPPRWMLGVRERLGGGTAICCNGAVLLDLTAFTVLDEQPVQPEVLRVITAQLRDRQPDTWFAVEYGDQFRHEPIYRPRWDKDAPGVAVATLEEMVAQPVAKLLARHERLSRDEFVALVAEVVGDTATVTTSSSDAMAEISAAGVTKATGLARLAAERGLAPADVVYFGDMPNDIAAFEWVRSGGGRAVAMERAHPDVLAVATDVTLANDDDGVAAFLATLRA; encoded by the coding sequence GTGGCTGACCGGCCGCGGCTCATCGTCAGCGACCTGGACGGCACGCTGCTGCGCAGCGACGAGTCGATCAGCGACGCGACCCTGGCCGAGCTGCGCTGGTGGGAGGCCGAGGGGGTGCCGCTGGTGCTGGCCACCGGGCGGCCGCCGCGCTGGATGCTCGGGGTGCGCGAGCGGCTGGGCGGGGGGACGGCGATCTGCTGCAACGGCGCCGTCCTGCTCGACCTGACCGCGTTCACCGTGCTCGACGAGCAGCCGGTGCAACCGGAGGTGCTGCGGGTGATCACCGCCCAGCTGCGGGACCGCCAGCCGGACACCTGGTTCGCCGTCGAGTACGGCGACCAGTTCCGGCACGAGCCGATCTACCGGCCGCGCTGGGACAAGGACGCCCCCGGTGTCGCGGTGGCGACCCTGGAGGAGATGGTCGCCCAGCCGGTGGCCAAGCTGCTCGCCCGGCACGAGCGCCTGTCCCGGGACGAGTTCGTGGCGCTGGTCGCCGAGGTCGTGGGGGACACCGCCACGGTCACCACCTCCTCCTCCGACGCGATGGCCGAGATCTCCGCGGCCGGCGTGACGAAGGCGACCGGCCTGGCCCGGCTGGCCGCCGAGCGCGGGCTGGCGCCGGCCGACGTCGTCTACTTCGGGGACATGCCCAACGACATCGCGGCCTTCGAGTGGGTGCGCAGCGGCGGCGGGCGGGCGGTGGCGATGGAGCGCGCGCACCCCGACGTCCTCGCCGTCGCCACCGACGTGACCCTCGCCAACGACGACGACGGGGTCGCCGCCTTCCTGGCCACGCTTCGCGCCTGA
- a CDS encoding methyl-accepting chemotaxis protein, giving the protein MTDVRATQATHTDADRRPGLVQRTGLRTRLLAAFLLVALATLAVGALGVTRMNELSRQAEEVYTEGAVPLRDILLLRSTYWQYQATISRGQGVGLTPDIVQSLQEQQVTIRETLDELRAGLDELSLRPATEAAFQDFQAAIALYDDTSAKMAEIGAAGGNALSELPTLIQAETNAIDALTAASDAQIAVTSATVQEARDAAASARTLTIIGVAIGLVVSVVLAVLMARSVTRPVQRIRETLEQVAAGDLRVRAGNVGGAELGEVAHSLDATLDSLGGVLTLVSDSAGRLGAASQQLTAGAQAMAANARTAAGQADVVVANAGEVASSVDTVSTGSQQMEAAIREISQNASEASRVANQAVSVAENTTRTVGKLGDSSQEIGNVVKTITSIAEQTNLLALNATIEAARAGEAGKGFAVVANEVKELAQETARATEDIARRVEAIQADTAGAVDAIGQISSVIGEINDFQATIAAAVEEQTATTNEMNRNVIEAASSSQSIASAITGLAAGTAETNQRVEEAQRSAEELSRMSDELQAAVNRFAV; this is encoded by the coding sequence ATGACCGACGTCCGGGCCACCCAGGCCACCCACACTGATGCGGACCGACGTCCGGGGCTCGTCCAGCGCACGGGCCTGCGCACCCGGCTGCTCGCCGCCTTCCTGCTGGTGGCGCTGGCCACGCTCGCCGTCGGTGCGCTCGGCGTCACGCGCATGAACGAGCTGAGCCGACAGGCCGAGGAGGTCTACACCGAGGGCGCCGTCCCGCTGCGGGACATCCTGCTGCTCCGCTCCACCTACTGGCAGTACCAGGCCACGATCTCGCGCGGGCAGGGCGTCGGGCTCACGCCGGACATCGTCCAGTCCCTGCAGGAGCAGCAGGTCACCATCCGCGAGACGCTCGACGAGCTCCGCGCCGGCCTCGACGAGCTCTCCCTCCGGCCGGCCACCGAGGCCGCCTTCCAGGACTTCCAGGCCGCCATCGCGCTCTACGACGACACCAGCGCGAAGATGGCGGAGATCGGCGCCGCCGGGGGCAACGCGCTCTCGGAGCTGCCCACGTTGATCCAGGCCGAGACCAACGCGATCGACGCGCTCACCGCGGCCAGCGACGCGCAGATCGCCGTCACCTCGGCCACCGTCCAGGAGGCCCGCGACGCGGCCGCGAGTGCCCGCACCCTCACCATCATCGGTGTGGCGATCGGCCTCGTCGTGTCGGTCGTGCTCGCCGTCCTCATGGCCCGCAGCGTCACCCGCCCGGTCCAGCGCATCCGCGAGACCCTGGAGCAGGTCGCCGCCGGTGACCTCCGGGTGCGCGCCGGCAACGTCGGCGGGGCCGAGCTGGGCGAGGTCGCGCACTCGCTGGACGCGACCCTGGACTCCCTGGGCGGCGTGCTGACCCTGGTGAGCGACTCGGCGGGCCGGCTGGGTGCGGCCTCGCAGCAGCTGACCGCCGGTGCCCAGGCGATGGCGGCGAACGCCCGGACGGCGGCCGGTCAGGCCGACGTCGTGGTCGCGAACGCCGGCGAGGTGGCCTCGAGCGTGGACACGGTCAGCACCGGCTCCCAGCAGATGGAGGCGGCGATCCGGGAGATCAGCCAGAACGCCAGCGAGGCGTCCCGGGTGGCCAACCAGGCGGTGAGCGTCGCGGAGAACACCACCCGCACCGTCGGCAAGCTGGGTGACTCCTCGCAGGAGATCGGCAACGTGGTGAAGACCATCACCTCGATCGCGGAGCAGACGAACCTGCTGGCGCTGAACGCGACGATCGAGGCCGCCCGGGCCGGTGAGGCCGGCAAGGGCTTCGCGGTGGTCGCCAACGAGGTGAAGGAGCTGGCGCAGGAGACCGCACGGGCGACGGAGGACATCGCCCGTCGGGTGGAGGCCATCCAGGCCGACACCGCCGGTGCGGTGGACGCGATCGGTCAGATCAGCTCGGTGATCGGGGAGATCAACGACTTCCAGGCCACCATCGCCGCGGCCGTCGAGGAGCAGACCGCCACCACGAACGAGATGAACCGCAACGTGATCGAGGCGGCGTCGTCCTCGCAGAGCATCGCCTCGGCGATCACCGGGCTGGCCGCGGGCACCGCGGAGACCAACCAGCGGGTGGAGGAGGCGCAGCGTTCGGCGGAGGAGCTGTCCCGGATGAGCGACGAGCTGCAGGCCGCCGTCAACCGGTTCGCCGTCTGA